One region of Flavobacterium sp. GSB-24 genomic DNA includes:
- the nadD gene encoding nicotinate (nicotinamide) nucleotide adenylyltransferase, translated as MKIGLYFGTYNPIHVGHLIIANHMAEFADLDQIWMVVTPHNPLKKKATLLDDHHRLQMVYLATEDYPKIKPSDIEFKLPQPNYTVITLAHLQEKYPNHEFSLIMGEDNLKTLHKWKNYEVILENHDIYVYPRISDEPENTELKSHPKIHVIDAPIVEISSTFIRNSIKEGKNIQPLLPPKVWEYIDHNNFYKK; from the coding sequence ATGAAAATAGGCCTTTACTTCGGAACGTATAATCCAATTCATGTTGGTCATTTGATCATTGCCAATCACATGGCCGAGTTTGCAGATTTAGATCAGATTTGGATGGTGGTTACACCTCATAATCCGTTAAAAAAGAAAGCGACTCTTCTAGATGATCATCATCGTTTGCAAATGGTTTATCTGGCAACGGAAGATTATCCGAAAATTAAACCATCAGATATTGAGTTCAAGTTACCTCAGCCCAATTATACGGTAATTACTTTAGCTCATTTACAAGAGAAATATCCCAATCATGAATTTTCTTTGATAATGGGCGAAGATAATTTGAAAACGCTTCATAAGTGGAAAAACTATGAAGTGATTCTCGAAAATCATGACATTTATGTTTATCCGCGTATTTCAGATGAACCTGAGAACACCGAATTAAAATCACATCCAAAAATTCATGTAATCGATGCGCCAATTGTAGAGATTTCTTCGACTTTTATTCGAAACAGCATTAAAGAAGGTAAAAATATTCAGCCTTTACTTCCTCCAAAAGTTTGGGAATATATCGATCATAATAATTTTTATAAAAAATAA
- a CDS encoding nicotinate phosphoribosyltransferase: MNPLLLTDGYKVDHRRQYPDGTTLVYSNWTPRKSRIEGLDEVVFFGLQYFIKKYIIHDFEEYFFKKSKEEVVQKYARRINNYLGENQVGTKHIEDLHDLGYIPMVFKALPEGASVPLRVPMFTMYNTIPEFFWLTNYFETLLSAVVWLPCNSATIAKEYRKVLDKYAAETSSVPEFVDWQAHDFSMRGMGGIEAAITSAAGHLLNFTGSDTIPVIDFLEEYYNANSDLELVAGSVAATEHSVMCMGTTEGEYETFKRLITEVYPKGIVSIVSDTWDLWKVLTDYLPRLKEEIVSREGKVVIRPDSGDPVDIICGNPNGRTEQEKKGVIELLWDVFGGTTNDKGFKELVPQIGAIYGDSITVARATQICERLKAKGFASTNVVLGIGSFTYQYNTRDTFGFAMKATYGEVNGEGRAIFKDPITDDGTKKSAKGLMKIDLIDGKYHLTDNVSWEEEKQGELKEVFRDGKLLIDQSLSEIRTRVKNEVSVEA, translated from the coding sequence ATGAACCCACTATTATTAACAGATGGTTACAAAGTTGACCACAGAAGACAGTACCCAGATGGAACAACATTAGTATATTCTAACTGGACACCACGAAAATCAAGAATTGAAGGTCTTGATGAGGTTGTGTTTTTCGGATTGCAGTATTTCATCAAAAAATATATTATTCATGACTTTGAAGAGTATTTCTTCAAAAAATCAAAAGAAGAAGTAGTTCAAAAATACGCACGCAGAATCAATAATTATTTAGGCGAAAACCAAGTTGGTACAAAACATATTGAAGATTTACACGATTTAGGATATATTCCGATGGTTTTTAAAGCTTTACCAGAAGGAGCAAGTGTTCCTTTGAGAGTGCCAATGTTTACGATGTACAATACAATTCCAGAGTTTTTCTGGTTGACCAATTATTTCGAAACATTACTTTCTGCAGTGGTTTGGCTTCCTTGTAATTCAGCGACAATTGCAAAAGAATACAGAAAGGTTCTAGATAAATATGCAGCAGAAACTTCTTCTGTGCCAGAATTTGTAGATTGGCAGGCACACGATTTCTCAATGCGAGGAATGGGCGGAATAGAAGCGGCAATAACATCAGCAGCTGGACATTTATTAAATTTCACAGGTTCTGATACGATTCCAGTAATCGATTTTCTCGAAGAATATTATAATGCCAATTCAGATTTAGAACTTGTAGCAGGTTCAGTTGCCGCAACAGAACATTCTGTAATGTGCATGGGAACTACAGAAGGCGAGTATGAAACATTTAAAAGATTAATTACAGAAGTATATCCAAAAGGAATCGTTTCTATCGTTTCTGATACTTGGGATTTATGGAAAGTTTTAACCGATTATCTTCCAAGATTAAAAGAAGAAATTGTTTCAAGAGAAGGTAAAGTCGTAATTCGTCCTGACAGCGGTGATCCAGTGGATATTATTTGCGGAAATCCGAATGGAAGAACAGAACAAGAGAAAAAAGGCGTTATCGAATTGCTTTGGGATGTTTTTGGAGGAACTACAAATGACAAAGGCTTTAAAGAATTAGTTCCGCAAATTGGAGCAATTTATGGTGATAGCATTACAGTGGCAAGAGCGACTCAAATCTGCGAAAGATTAAAAGCAAAAGGTTTTGCTTCTACCAATGTAGTTTTAGGAATTGGATCTTTTACCTACCAGTATAATACTAGAGATACTTTCGGATTTGCCATGAAAGCAACTTACGGAGAAGTAAACGGAGAGGGAAGAGCCATCTTCAAAGATCCAATTACTGATGACGGAACTAAAAAATCTGCCAAAGGATTAATGAAAATTGATTTAATCGATGGCAAGTATCATCTAACAGATAATGTTTCTTGGGAAGAAGAAAAACAAGGTGAATTGAAAGAGGTTTTCAGAGACGGAAAACTTTTAATCGATCAATCGCTAAGTGAAATTAGAACAAGAGTAAAAAATGAAGTAAGTGTTGAAGCTTAA